A single genomic interval of Oenanthe melanoleuca isolate GR-GAL-2019-014 chromosome 13, OMel1.0, whole genome shotgun sequence harbors:
- the C13H5orf24 gene encoding UPF0461 protein C5orf24 homolog isoform X2 yields MMHPVASSNPAFCGTGKSSCLNEDNVRAADQFDLYATQQSKYSHAVTHKPIACQRQDALNDSHLQTTSGRNLETKDELKKKKNLNRSGKRGRPSGTTKSAGYRTSTGRPLGTTKAAGFKTSPGRPLGTTKAAGYKVSPGRPPGKKQQAFRCSSDA; encoded by the exons ATGATGCACCCTGTTGCCAGCAGTAATCCAGCTTTCTGTGGGACTGGCAAGAGCTCTTGCCTGAACGAAGACAATGTGAGGGCTGCGGATCAGTTTGACCTCTATGCCACACAGCAGAGCAAGTACAGCCACGCAGTCACCCACAAACCCATTGCCTGCCAGAGACAAGATGCCTTGAACGACTCCCACTTGCAGACCACAAGTGGCAGGAATTTAGAGACAAAAGatgaactgaagaaaaagaaaaacctcaacCGCTCCGGGAAACGTGGGAGGCCGTCAGGGACCACGAAATCAGCAGGGTACCGGACCAGCACAGGTCGACCCCTGGGGACCACCAAAGCAGCTGGATTTAAGACAAGTCCAGGCAGACCCTTGGGTACAACTAAAGCAGCAGGATACAAAGTCAGCCCAGGCAGACCTCCAG gaaaaaagcagcaagcCTTCAGGTGTTCCAGTGATGCCTAA
- the C13H5orf24 gene encoding UPF0461 protein C5orf24 homolog isoform X1 has protein sequence MMHPVASSNPAFCGTGKSSCLNEDNVRAADQFDLYATQQSKYSHAVTHKPIACQRQDALNDSHLQTTSGRNLETKDELKKKKNLNRSGKRGRPSGTTKSAGYRTSTGRPLGTTKAAGFKTSPGRPLGTTKAAGYKVSPGRPPGSIKALSRLANLNYSCGSAAFPYPMVHNRGVHAAGETSSKIKQPNE, from the coding sequence ATGATGCACCCTGTTGCCAGCAGTAATCCAGCTTTCTGTGGGACTGGCAAGAGCTCTTGCCTGAACGAAGACAATGTGAGGGCTGCGGATCAGTTTGACCTCTATGCCACACAGCAGAGCAAGTACAGCCACGCAGTCACCCACAAACCCATTGCCTGCCAGAGACAAGATGCCTTGAACGACTCCCACTTGCAGACCACAAGTGGCAGGAATTTAGAGACAAAAGatgaactgaagaaaaagaaaaacctcaacCGCTCCGGGAAACGTGGGAGGCCGTCAGGGACCACGAAATCAGCAGGGTACCGGACCAGCACAGGTCGACCCCTGGGGACCACCAAAGCAGCTGGATTTAAGACAAGTCCAGGCAGACCCTTGGGTACAACTAAAGCAGCAGGATACAAAGTCAGCCCAGGCAGACCTCCAGGTAGCATTAAAGCTCTATCACGGCTTGCAAATCTAAATTATTCTTGTGGCAGTGCAGCTTTTCCTTACCCTATGGTGCATAATAGAGGAGTCCATGCTGCTGGTGAAACTAGCAGCAAAATCAAACAGCCTAATGAATGA
- the TXNDC15 gene encoding thioredoxin domain-containing protein 15, with protein sequence MRRLLLALAWLGAALPAGAAAERGAGGAEPVRYRTAEMADAMLGSGALAEQPVLLSAVPAEASGGPAGDCDGAAAGEACGPAGSGPAAAQAREQPVLEPVLPAPAEEQNGTDSAKAPKVNCEERNTTGVERFTLQILNVSQDLMEFLNPNSSDCTLVLFYTPWCRFSASLAPHFNSLPRAFPTLRFLALDASQHSSLSTRFGTVAVPNILLFQGAKPMARFNHTDRTLETLKDFIFNQTGIEAKSNVAVTEEDWEGPLPSVLTKGIDWLLLFSVLFLAGFVMYATIRTESIRWLIPGQEHEHQE encoded by the exons ATGCGGCGGCTGCTGTTGGCGCTGGCCTGGCTCGGTGCGGCCCTTCCCGCAG gggcggcggcggagcggggcgcgggcggcgccGAGCCGGTGCGGTACCGCACGGCCGAGATGGCGGACGCGATGCTGGGCAGCGGGGCCCTGGCCGAGCAGCCCGTGCTGCTGTCGGCGGTGCCGGCCGAGGCGAGCGGCGGCCCGGCGGGGGATTGCGATGGGGCGGCCGCGGGCGAGGCGTGCGGgccggcggggagcggccccgcggccgcccaGGCCCGGGAGCAGCCCGTGCTGGAGCCCGTGCTGCCCGCGCCCGCCGAGGAGCAGAACGGCACCGACAGCGCCAAGGCTCCCAAGGTGAACTGCGAGGAGAGGAACACGACGGGCGTGGAGCGCTTCACGCTGCAGATCCTGAACGTGTCCCAG GACCTGATGGAGTTCCTGAACCCAAACAGCAGTGACTGTACATTGGTCCTGTTCTACACACCGTGGTGCCGCTtttctgccagcctggcacctCATTTTAACTCTTTGCCCCGAGCATTTCCAACTCTTCGCTTCCTGGCATTGGAtgcatcccagcacagcag TTTATCAACTAGATTTGGAACTGTGGCTGTACCAAATATCCTCCTTTTCCAAGGTGCCAAACCTATGGCTAGATTTAATCATACAGACAGAACACTGGAAACCCTGAAAGACTTCATCTTTAACCAGACAG ggataGAAGCTAAAAGCAATGTGGCTGTGACAGAGGAAGACTGGGAAGGGCCCCTGCCAAGTGTTCTGACGAAGGGCATAGACTGGCTGCTCCTGTTCTCTGTGCTCTTCCTGGCTGGCTTTGTCATGTACGCCACCATCCGCACCGAGAGCATCCGGTGGCTCATCCCGGGACAAGAGCACGAACATCAGGAATAA